In Halosegnis marinus, one genomic interval encodes:
- a CDS encoding DUF368 domain-containing protein, whose protein sequence is MDDSARTDEAGGVRGTLAVYLKGVCMGAADAVPGVSGGTIALIVGVYERLVGAITALDPRALEHVPRLHTRDGRRALSRDLVAMDVPFLLALGLGVVTAVAAMSGVMHVAVTEYPVGTYAFFFGLIGASAVVLRDELAVRNPRGAAVAVAGFLFAFLLSGATASAEGSHALPVIFLSGAVAVSAMILPGVSGSFILYLLGQYEYMTGVPGDFLAALVAAAGGDPSGVVPTGTVVATFVTGALLGLLTVSHAVKYALANYRRATLTFLVALIVGALRAPALEVGGNVTAWTLPVTALVVGAAAVGAGLVLGLDYVTDDLDY, encoded by the coding sequence ATGGACGACAGCGCCCGCACCGACGAGGCAGGCGGCGTCCGCGGCACGCTCGCCGTCTACCTGAAGGGCGTCTGTATGGGCGCTGCCGACGCCGTCCCCGGCGTCTCCGGCGGCACTATCGCGCTCATCGTCGGGGTGTACGAACGGCTGGTCGGCGCCATCACGGCGCTCGACCCCCGGGCGCTCGAACACGTCCCGCGGCTCCACACCCGCGACGGGCGCCGGGCGCTCTCCCGCGACCTCGTGGCGATGGACGTGCCGTTCCTCCTCGCGCTCGGCCTCGGCGTCGTCACGGCCGTCGCGGCGATGTCGGGCGTGATGCACGTCGCCGTCACGGAGTACCCCGTCGGGACGTACGCGTTCTTCTTCGGCCTCATCGGCGCGAGCGCGGTCGTCCTCCGCGACGAACTCGCCGTCCGGAACCCGCGGGGCGCGGCCGTCGCCGTCGCGGGGTTCCTGTTCGCCTTCCTGCTGTCGGGGGCGACCGCGAGCGCCGAGGGGAGCCACGCGCTCCCGGTTATCTTCCTCTCGGGAGCCGTCGCCGTCTCGGCGATGATACTGCCCGGGGTTTCCGGGTCGTTCATCCTCTACCTGCTCGGCCAGTACGAGTACATGACCGGAGTGCCCGGCGACTTCCTCGCGGCGCTGGTCGCCGCGGCGGGCGGCGACCCCTCGGGTGTCGTGCCGACCGGCACCGTCGTCGCGACGTTCGTGACCGGCGCGCTGCTGGGCCTCCTCACCGTCTCGCACGCCGTCAAGTACGCGCTGGCCAACTACCGGCGCGCGACGCTCACCTTCCTCGTCGCGCTCATCGTCGGGGCGCTGCGCGCGCCGGCCCTCGAAGTGGGCGGGAACGTGACGGCGTGGACCCTCCCGGTGACCGCGCTGGTCGTCGGCGCGGCCGCCGTCGGGGCGGGCCTCGTCCTCGGCCTCGACTACGTCACCGACGACCTCGACTACTAG
- a CDS encoding universal stress protein produces MTVIAAVNGEYDEDPVVRTGFDLAKAYGEPLLVLHVMSNDEFADRQDSTPDYYLENAEETARSLARRVTRGTLGGIGDTRFRGEVGPVAETILDVAHELDADYLVIGGRDRSPVGKALFGSVAQTVLMDAERPVVSVMEEGEVWEDGE; encoded by the coding sequence ATGACAGTTATCGCAGCCGTCAACGGCGAGTACGACGAGGACCCCGTCGTCAGGACCGGGTTCGACCTCGCGAAGGCGTACGGGGAACCGCTGCTCGTGCTCCACGTGATGAGCAACGACGAGTTCGCCGACCGACAGGACTCGACGCCCGACTACTACCTGGAGAACGCCGAGGAGACCGCCAGGAGCCTCGCCCGGCGGGTCACCCGGGGCACGCTCGGCGGTATCGGGGACACGCGCTTCCGCGGCGAGGTCGGCCCGGTGGCCGAGACGATCCTCGACGTGGCGCACGAACTCGACGCCGACTACCTCGTTATCGGGGGGCGCGACCGCTCGCCGGTCGGGAAGGCGCTGTTCGGGTCGGTCGCCCAGACCGTCCTGATGGACGCCGAGCGCCCCGTCGTCTCCGTGATGGAGGAGGGCGAGGTCTGGGAGGACGGGGAGTAG
- a CDS encoding glycosyltransferase family 2 protein has protein sequence MSTRTFSVVTPSYNQAEYLPDNLASVENQSHGDIQHIVLDGGSNDGSPELIDDYAGRVDYDVHWRSEPDGGQSAAINEGFDRATGDVVGWLNSDDVYFDTSVFERVSEWFDRTGADVIYGDLAYVDDRSRVTELDVRPEFDRRKLAYRILIGQPAVFFRNEVVKTHRLDTSLQFCMDYEYWLRISEEFDVRHVRDVFSGFRRHEQQKTEDMDAVSVETEDMLSRYRDSFGSSVGSTVLANTYTEATRFVLSLYECLAVSARPPELAFDGEIAPFTELLSNLGPSVADVRKAWRRRKS, from the coding sequence ATGTCTACCCGTACCTTCTCGGTTGTCACTCCATCCTACAATCAAGCCGAGTACCTCCCCGACAATCTCGCTTCGGTTGAGAACCAGAGTCACGGAGACATCCAACACATCGTCCTTGACGGGGGGTCCAACGACGGGTCACCGGAACTCATCGACGACTACGCCGGACGTGTCGACTACGATGTCCATTGGCGCTCCGAGCCGGACGGCGGGCAGTCGGCCGCGATAAACGAGGGATTCGATCGGGCGACGGGTGATGTGGTCGGGTGGCTGAACTCGGACGACGTGTACTTCGATACGAGTGTCTTCGAGCGCGTCAGCGAGTGGTTCGACAGAACTGGGGCCGACGTCATCTACGGCGACCTAGCGTATGTGGATGACCGGTCCCGGGTAACGGAACTCGATGTCCGGCCTGAATTCGACCGCCGGAAGCTCGCGTATCGAATTCTCATCGGCCAGCCGGCGGTATTCTTCCGAAACGAAGTGGTGAAAACACACCGTCTCGACACGTCGTTGCAGTTCTGCATGGATTACGAGTACTGGCTCAGAATCTCGGAGGAGTTCGACGTCCGCCACGTTCGCGACGTGTTCTCCGGGTTTCGACGCCACGAACAGCAGAAGACAGAGGATATGGACGCAGTCTCCGTCGAGACGGAGGATATGTTGTCACGGTATCGAGACTCCTTCGGCTCCTCCGTGGGGAGTACTGTTCTCGCCAACACGTACACCGAAGCGACTCGGTTCGTGCTGAGTCTCTACGAGTGTCTCGCCGTTTCGGCCCGGCCACCGGAGCTAGCGTTCGACGGCGAAATCGCTCCCTTTACGGAGCTGCTGTCAAACCTTGGTCCCTCCGTAGCGGATGTTCGAAAGGCGTGGCGTCGGCGGAAGTCGTGA
- a CDS encoding YbhB/YbcL family Raf kinase inhibitor-like protein: MVGRRRLLATAGAALAGGLAGCTDTEGSPTPAALRYSVPAFADGTVPARHTCDGEGVSPRVVVDAVPPPTESLALICTFPDDVASQVTLWTMWNLPPDTAEIPADVPAAPTVESLGDARQGTNARGDVGYLPICPPPGEPYDHWLTLYACRREIALDPGASRDALAEELETATLASRRVVASYTREPTPSEDA, encoded by the coding sequence ATGGTCGGACGACGACGCCTGCTTGCGACCGCCGGGGCCGCCCTCGCCGGGGGACTCGCCGGGTGTACCGACACCGAGGGGTCGCCCACGCCCGCGGCCCTGCGGTACTCGGTGCCCGCCTTCGCGGACGGGACGGTACCGGCGCGCCACACCTGCGACGGCGAGGGCGTCTCGCCGCGCGTGGTGGTCGACGCGGTGCCGCCGCCGACGGAGTCGCTGGCGCTCATCTGCACCTTCCCCGACGACGTGGCCTCGCAGGTGACGCTGTGGACGATGTGGAACCTCCCGCCGGACACGGCCGAGATACCGGCCGACGTGCCCGCGGCCCCGACGGTCGAGTCGCTCGGCGACGCACGACAGGGGACCAACGCGCGCGGCGACGTGGGGTACCTCCCGATATGCCCGCCGCCGGGGGAGCCGTACGACCACTGGCTCACGCTGTACGCCTGTCGTCGGGAGATAGCCCTCGACCCCGGCGCCTCGCGCGACGCGCTCGCGGAGGAACTGGAAACCGCGACGCTCGCGTCCCGGCGGGTCGTCGCCTCGTACACCCGGGAGCCGACCCCGTCCGAGGACGCGTGA
- a CDS encoding HEWD family protein — MSATIVPPTERECERCGRRDRWDDETENWVIDGRRGSPTCIHEWDINGSYNPVAEST, encoded by the coding sequence ATGAGCGCGACCATCGTCCCCCCGACCGAGCGCGAGTGCGAGCGATGCGGCCGGCGGGACCGCTGGGACGACGAGACGGAGAACTGGGTCATCGACGGGCGGCGCGGCTCCCCCACCTGTATCCACGAGTGGGACATCAACGGGAGCTACAACCCCGTCGCGGAGAGCACGTAA
- a CDS encoding sulfatase-like hydrolase/transferase codes for MRNVVLFVLDSVRKDVFDEVAVRLRSRADVEYEQCRAASSWSVPSHASLFTGELPSEHGVHTYARHYTNVSDDDTFLSRMPDHRTVGVSANVFAGDDFGFDGLFDDFVGISSNRRFPSGIDVSNFGRECEYNGIRKHLAFAVASAKHEHPVRSFLNGVHVTLDDLSKQLPVKKPFDRGCRAVERSIRKRTLGGGSREPFFLFANFMDAHGPLTPMRGFDNEYFDTPSTWKSEDVDWDAEAKKEQSDEIERYVGLYRAAVDYLDRRLSRLIDDIQKATSEPTTFVVSADHGENLGGPVDDYLFEHSDCSLSEGLLHVPALIIDSPEGPAPRTDRYVSHRDFGTLLAGLSVGDIPDISAERIAAERIGNNRPNSDEERLARCVYHDGFKDYWDSKGRVARYRIHADVPSHQELLEDIPSIADLEAELFGEDIETAHERARTRRSDSEITVATEEKLKGLGYL; via the coding sequence ATGAGAAACGTCGTTCTGTTCGTCCTCGACTCGGTGAGAAAGGACGTCTTCGACGAGGTCGCGGTACGACTACGGTCGCGTGCAGACGTGGAGTACGAACAGTGCCGAGCGGCGAGTTCCTGGAGCGTCCCCAGCCACGCGAGCCTCTTTACCGGCGAACTACCGTCCGAACACGGCGTCCACACGTACGCGCGCCACTACACCAACGTGTCCGACGACGACACGTTCCTGTCGCGTATGCCCGACCACCGAACTGTCGGAGTGAGTGCCAACGTGTTCGCGGGCGACGACTTCGGTTTCGACGGACTGTTCGACGACTTCGTTGGAATCTCTTCCAACCGGAGATTTCCTAGCGGGATCGATGTCTCGAATTTCGGCCGCGAGTGTGAGTACAATGGGATTCGGAAGCACTTGGCGTTCGCGGTCGCGTCGGCCAAACACGAACACCCGGTTCGAAGCTTCCTGAACGGCGTCCACGTCACGCTCGACGACCTCAGCAAACAACTCCCGGTAAAGAAGCCCTTCGACAGGGGTTGTCGTGCTGTCGAGCGGTCTATTCGAAAACGTACACTGGGCGGAGGGAGTCGGGAGCCGTTCTTCCTCTTTGCCAACTTCATGGACGCCCACGGCCCGCTGACGCCGATGCGCGGGTTCGACAATGAGTACTTCGACACGCCGTCGACTTGGAAGTCCGAGGACGTCGACTGGGACGCCGAGGCGAAAAAGGAGCAATCTGACGAGATCGAACGATACGTGGGTCTGTACCGAGCCGCCGTTGACTACCTCGATAGGCGACTCAGTCGGCTCATAGACGACATCCAGAAGGCGACCTCTGAACCGACGACGTTCGTCGTCTCGGCCGACCACGGGGAGAACCTCGGCGGTCCCGTGGACGACTACCTCTTCGAACACTCGGACTGTAGCCTCTCGGAGGGACTGCTTCACGTTCCGGCCCTGATTATCGACTCACCCGAGGGACCGGCCCCCCGGACGGACCGATACGTCTCCCACCGGGACTTCGGAACGCTGCTCGCCGGTCTTTCTGTCGGTGATATCCCGGATATCTCCGCCGAACGGATCGCGGCCGAGCGGATTGGCAACAACAGACCGAACTCCGACGAAGAGCGGCTGGCTCGGTGTGTCTATCATGATGGGTTCAAGGACTACTGGGACAGCAAGGGGCGAGTCGCGCGGTATCGGATTCACGCCGACGTTCCGTCCCATCAAGAACTTCTCGAGGATATTCCGTCCATCGCCGATCTTGAAGCGGAACTGTTCGGCGAGGACATCGAGACCGCTCACGAGCGAGCACGGACCCGGCGTTCGGACTCCGAGATTACCGTGGCGACGGAGGAGAAGCTCAAAGGGCTGGGATACCTCTAA
- a CDS encoding oligosaccharyl transferase, archaeosortase A system-associated — protein MSSRSEQRADGGDRSVLDRVRDSYHVPLLALAVAFSLWVRTRGWRNFVVDGRVLYSGNDAWYHYRMVQYTVEHWPFTMPFDPWTEFPTGTFVGQFGTLYDQIIATAALVVGLGSPTTQQVAMTHLFAPAVFGAFALVPAYLFARQVVGREGALVSVLFLTLTTGQFLSRGLVGFSDHHIAEVFFILVAVAAVAKSLRVSMAEKPVWELVTAREFEPLRPVVAWGALAGLGIALYLWTWPPGVFLLGVLGLFFALAASVYQATGVSPDHVAATGIVAGTVAGVLTLATVDTFDISATTLSLLQPALAFALALGCVFLAGFARVWDTRGLDRSLYPVGVVGVGVVGLGLFAVVLPSTFGFFADQVLRIFGYTSTAGSRTVAEAQPVPLESVFAFFSSFYGFGLFTAIAGGAFMAYKAAVADEARADRLFVLVLAVLLFLAAITQRRFEYYFAIPVAVLNGYLAAVVFDLVDLGEALRNAETPSGYQVMAVLSVVMLVAAPMAVGARTAPNVANASASPGEVGLWTGSLDWMEDNTPEMGAYGDGSPSDLEYLGSYERTDDFQYDEGEYGTLAWWDYGHWITVLGHRVPNANPFQANADYSANVLLAPNESTATTLMENGGSEETRYVMVDYQLGVPGTRKYAAPTAWEDRYGLSQTDARADNDIARTIYNVSSNGQARVAYNINTPRGQESLRVRLFQYNGAAQIPDDGQTFVFDYETTVNEGRLFYVTPANGPVVRSFQNRSAAEEFVEQDGSAQIGGLDGFPSEYVPALEHYRLVHASQASRFDRTSRNIYPAVKTFERVPGANVTVEGPANTNVTATVQMRMTTRNQTFTYRQRARTDENGVAEFTLPYATTGDDEWGLDEGYTNTSVVADGPYEFATPQETNESTLTTTVFNATGDVSEGQVLGEDDSTTTVELTRTVVDEPEGANTTNTTNDTQGLLTTPTEPTEDDTAGTAASLSGPTTFAARPA, from the coding sequence ATGAGTAGCCGCTCCGAGCAACGCGCGGACGGCGGGGACCGGTCCGTCCTCGACCGGGTCCGCGACAGCTACCACGTCCCGCTATTAGCGCTCGCGGTCGCCTTCTCGCTGTGGGTGCGTACCCGCGGCTGGCGGAACTTCGTCGTCGACGGCCGCGTGCTCTACTCCGGGAACGACGCGTGGTACCACTACCGGATGGTACAGTACACCGTCGAACACTGGCCGTTCACGATGCCGTTCGACCCGTGGACGGAGTTCCCGACCGGCACCTTCGTCGGGCAGTTCGGCACCCTCTACGACCAGATCATCGCGACCGCGGCGCTCGTCGTGGGCCTCGGCTCGCCGACGACCCAGCAGGTCGCGATGACCCACCTGTTCGCGCCCGCGGTCTTCGGCGCGTTCGCGCTCGTGCCGGCGTACCTGTTCGCCCGGCAGGTCGTGGGCCGGGAGGGCGCGCTCGTCTCCGTGCTCTTCCTCACGCTCACCACGGGCCAGTTCCTCTCTCGCGGCCTCGTGGGCTTCTCCGACCACCACATCGCCGAGGTGTTCTTCATCCTCGTGGCCGTCGCCGCGGTCGCGAAATCGCTGCGCGTCTCGATGGCCGAGAAGCCCGTCTGGGAGCTCGTCACCGCCCGCGAGTTCGAGCCGCTGCGGCCCGTCGTCGCGTGGGGGGCGCTCGCGGGTCTCGGCATCGCGCTGTACCTCTGGACGTGGCCGCCGGGCGTCTTCCTCCTCGGCGTCCTCGGGCTGTTCTTCGCGCTCGCGGCCTCGGTGTACCAGGCCACTGGCGTCAGCCCCGACCACGTCGCCGCGACCGGAATCGTCGCGGGCACCGTCGCGGGCGTCCTGACGCTCGCGACCGTCGATACGTTCGACATCAGCGCGACGACGCTCTCGCTGCTCCAGCCGGCGCTCGCCTTCGCGCTCGCGCTCGGCTGTGTGTTCCTCGCCGGGTTCGCCCGCGTCTGGGACACCCGCGGGCTCGACCGCTCGCTGTACCCGGTCGGCGTCGTCGGCGTCGGTGTCGTCGGCCTCGGGCTGTTCGCCGTCGTCCTCCCGAGCACCTTCGGCTTCTTCGCCGACCAGGTGCTGCGCATCTTCGGTTACACCTCGACGGCCGGCAGCCGGACGGTCGCCGAGGCCCAGCCGGTGCCGCTCGAGTCAGTGTTCGCCTTCTTCTCGTCGTTCTACGGCTTCGGCCTGTTCACCGCCATCGCCGGCGGCGCGTTCATGGCGTACAAGGCCGCCGTCGCGGACGAGGCGCGCGCGGACCGGCTGTTCGTCCTCGTGTTGGCCGTCCTGCTGTTCCTCGCGGCCATCACCCAGCGCCGCTTCGAGTACTACTTCGCGATCCCGGTGGCCGTGCTGAACGGCTACCTCGCGGCCGTCGTCTTCGACCTCGTGGACCTCGGCGAGGCGCTACGGAACGCCGAGACGCCCTCGGGGTATCAGGTGATGGCGGTGCTCTCGGTCGTGATGCTCGTCGCCGCGCCGATGGCCGTCGGCGCGCGAACCGCCCCGAACGTCGCCAACGCCAGCGCGTCGCCCGGCGAGGTCGGCCTCTGGACCGGGAGCCTCGACTGGATGGAGGACAACACGCCCGAGATGGGCGCGTACGGCGACGGGAGCCCCTCCGACTTGGAGTACCTCGGCTCCTACGAGCGGACAGACGACTTCCAGTACGACGAAGGGGAGTACGGGACCCTCGCGTGGTGGGACTACGGCCACTGGATAACCGTCCTCGGCCACCGCGTGCCGAACGCGAACCCGTTCCAGGCGAACGCCGACTACTCGGCGAACGTCCTGCTCGCCCCGAACGAGTCCACGGCGACGACGCTGATGGAGAACGGCGGCTCCGAGGAGACCCGCTACGTGATGGTGGACTACCAGCTCGGCGTCCCCGGCACGCGCAAGTACGCCGCGCCGACCGCGTGGGAGGACCGCTACGGCCTCTCGCAGACGGACGCGCGGGCAGACAACGACATCGCCCGGACCATCTACAACGTCTCCTCGAACGGACAGGCGCGCGTCGCGTACAACATCAACACGCCGCGGGGCCAGGAGAGCCTCCGCGTGCGGCTGTTCCAGTACAACGGCGCGGCCCAGATACCCGACGACGGGCAGACGTTCGTCTTCGACTACGAGACGACCGTCAACGAGGGCCGGCTGTTCTACGTGACGCCGGCGAACGGCCCGGTCGTGCGGAGCTTCCAGAACCGGAGCGCCGCCGAGGAGTTCGTCGAGCAGGACGGCTCGGCACAGATCGGCGGGCTCGACGGCTTCCCGTCCGAGTACGTCCCCGCGCTCGAACACTACCGGCTGGTCCACGCGAGCCAGGCCTCGCGGTTCGACCGCACCTCGCGGAACATCTATCCGGCGGTGAAGACGTTCGAGCGCGTCCCCGGCGCGAACGTCACCGTCGAGGGGCCGGCGAACACGAACGTCACCGCGACGGTGCAGATGCGGATGACGACGCGTAACCAGACGTTCACCTACCGCCAGCGCGCGAGGACGGACGAGAACGGCGTCGCCGAGTTCACGCTCCCGTACGCCACGACCGGCGACGACGAGTGGGGGCTCGACGAGGGCTACACGAACACGAGCGTCGTGGCCGACGGCCCCTACGAGTTCGCGACCCCGCAGGAGACCAACGAGTCCACGCTGACGACGACCGTGTTCAACGCCACGGGCGACGTGAGCGAGGGCCAGGTGCTCGGCGAGGACGACTCGACCACGACGGTCGAACTGACCCGGACGGTCGTGGACGAGCCGGAGGGCGCGAACACGACGAACACGACGAACGACACGCAGGGCCTGCTCACGACGCCGACCGAGCCGACGGAGGACGACACCGCGGGCACCGCGGCGTCGCTCTCCGGGCCGACGACGTTCGCCGCACGCCCCGCGTAG
- a CDS encoding gamma carbonic anhydrase family protein, whose protein sequence is MVVRSLDGTEPEIHDSAYVDETAVVVGDVTLDADASVWPNAVLRGDRGHIRVGEGANVQDGAVCHEGADLKPGATVGHNAVVHAATVGERALVGMGAVVLDRSVVGTEAMVAANALVTEGTEIPPNTLVAGVPADPVREYDESPWAFAGEEYVRLKERHRDTSTRVE, encoded by the coding sequence ATGGTCGTTCGCTCGCTCGACGGCACGGAACCGGAGATACACGACTCGGCGTACGTCGACGAGACGGCGGTCGTCGTCGGCGACGTGACGCTCGACGCCGACGCCTCGGTGTGGCCCAACGCGGTGTTGCGCGGCGACCGCGGACACATCCGCGTCGGCGAGGGCGCGAACGTTCAGGACGGCGCGGTGTGTCACGAGGGCGCGGACCTGAAGCCGGGCGCGACCGTCGGGCACAACGCCGTCGTTCACGCCGCAACGGTGGGAGAACGCGCGCTCGTCGGGATGGGCGCGGTCGTGCTCGACCGGAGCGTCGTCGGCACCGAGGCGATGGTCGCGGCGAACGCCCTCGTCACGGAGGGGACGGAGATACCGCCGAACACGCTCGTCGCCGGCGTCCCGGCCGACCCCGTTCGCGAGTACGACGAGTCGCCGTGGGCCTTCGCCGGCGAGGAGTACGTCCGCCTGAAGGAGCGCCACCGCGACACCTCGACACGCGTCGAGTGA
- the aglG gene encoding glucosyl-dolichyl phosphate glucuronosyltransferase: MRISVVLCTYSLDRYPEFSEAARSVLGQTHDDVELVVVVDGTDRVYDRARDDFGDHEDTTVYCNDRNRGLSHSRNVGADLATGDVVAFLDDDAVAAPDWAEHIVDGYRRRDAVAVGGKMMPDWLAGEPTYLPPEFYFLIGVTHRGFREDEGYVRNTFSSNLSFDREVFLELGGFKTEMGKRGENDLQGGETELCVRLERTYGRRVLYIPDAVVEHKIYEYRTERRWLLERSFWQGYSKRRLEETSADGTETEREFVRELLTRYIPGRVREAIRRPSLDRIDCLVMLHLLIGATALGYGYAVVKTLTE; this comes from the coding sequence GTGCGAATCTCTGTCGTCCTGTGTACGTACTCCCTCGATCGATATCCCGAGTTCAGTGAAGCCGCAAGGAGCGTTCTCGGACAGACGCACGACGATGTGGAGCTGGTCGTCGTGGTCGACGGGACGGACAGGGTGTACGACCGTGCACGGGACGACTTCGGCGACCACGAGGACACGACCGTCTATTGTAACGACCGGAACCGTGGCCTGTCGCACAGCCGTAACGTGGGGGCGGATCTCGCGACGGGCGACGTCGTCGCCTTCCTCGACGACGATGCAGTCGCCGCGCCGGACTGGGCGGAACACATCGTCGACGGATACCGCCGTCGGGACGCCGTGGCGGTAGGCGGGAAGATGATGCCCGACTGGCTCGCCGGCGAGCCCACGTATCTCCCCCCTGAATTCTACTTCCTCATCGGCGTCACTCACCGTGGATTCCGTGAGGACGAGGGGTACGTGAGGAACACGTTCAGTTCGAACCTCTCGTTCGACAGAGAGGTGTTCCTCGAACTCGGCGGGTTCAAGACGGAGATGGGAAAACGGGGAGAAAACGATCTTCAAGGGGGGGAGACAGAACTGTGTGTCCGCCTCGAACGGACGTACGGACGCCGGGTTCTGTATATTCCCGACGCGGTGGTCGAACACAAGATCTACGAGTACCGTACGGAACGACGATGGCTACTCGAACGCTCATTCTGGCAGGGATACTCCAAGCGCCGACTCGAGGAGACGAGTGCGGACGGGACGGAGACGGAGCGCGAGTTCGTTCGTGAGCTGTTGACGAGATATATCCCCGGACGAGTCCGGGAGGCGATCCGTCGTCCGTCGCTGGATCGTATCGACTGTCTCGTGATGTTACATCTCCTCATAGGAGCGACCGCGCTTGGATACGGCTACGCGGTCGTCAAGACCCTTACCGAGTAG
- a CDS encoding GDP-L-fucose synthase family protein, whose translation MTDWHRETADFWDDKSVLVTGGTGFLGSHLVDELERRSDTVDISAPTSDEYDLREKEEIHEALAACKPDVVVHLAATVGGIGANRRNPGKYFYENAIMGIELMEQARRFGVEKFTILGTICSYPNHTEIPFSEEDLFDGYPEETNAPYGIAKKALLTQSWAYRQQYGFDSIYLMPVNLYGPRDDFDLETSHVIPAIIRKCIEAQERGDSSITAWGTGEPTREFLYVKDAADGILTATERYDSSDPVNLGSGREISIHDLVNTIVDATGFEGTVEWDTSKPDGQPRRKLDTTRAEERFGWEATTDFEEGLERTIGWFRKHR comes from the coding sequence ATGACAGACTGGCATCGTGAGACGGCTGACTTCTGGGACGACAAGTCGGTCCTGGTAACCGGCGGAACAGGGTTCCTAGGGAGCCACCTCGTGGACGAACTGGAACGGCGAAGCGATACAGTTGATATCTCTGCCCCGACGAGCGACGAGTACGATCTCCGCGAGAAGGAGGAGATACACGAGGCGCTTGCGGCGTGTAAACCCGACGTCGTCGTCCACCTCGCGGCGACCGTAGGTGGCATCGGGGCTAATCGACGGAATCCGGGCAAGTACTTCTACGAGAACGCGATCATGGGAATCGAACTGATGGAACAGGCCCGCCGGTTCGGTGTAGAGAAGTTCACCATCCTGGGTACCATCTGCTCGTACCCGAACCACACCGAGATCCCCTTCAGCGAGGAAGATCTGTTTGACGGGTACCCGGAGGAAACGAACGCGCCGTACGGTATCGCAAAGAAAGCGCTCCTGACTCAGTCGTGGGCGTATCGACAGCAGTACGGCTTCGACAGCATCTATCTGATGCCGGTGAACCTGTACGGTCCTCGCGACGACTTCGACCTCGAAACCTCGCACGTAATCCCCGCGATTATCCGGAAATGTATCGAGGCACAGGAGCGCGGTGACAGCTCGATTACTGCCTGGGGGACTGGCGAACCGACGCGCGAGTTCCTCTACGTAAAGGACGCGGCCGACGGCATCCTGACCGCGACCGAACGCTACGACAGTAGTGATCCCGTGAATCTGGGAAGTGGGCGGGAGATCAGCATCCACGACCTGGTGAACACAATCGTCGACGCCACCGGATTCGAGGGCACCGTCGAGTGGGATACCTCGAAACCGGACGGCCAACCCCGCCGGAAACTCGATACGACGCGGGCCGAGGAGCGATTCGGGTGGGAGGCGACGACGGACTTCGAGGAGGGGCTCGAACGGACTATCGGCTGGTTCAGGAAGCACAGATGA